GTTTTGGCCTCGATTATTTTTACATTGACAATTTCTCCGATCACCGAACGTGGCGCCTTGAAATTGACAAGTTTATTCTTCTCTGTATAACCGGCAAGGACATCGGGGTTCCTTTTACTTTCTCCCTCGACAAGTACCTTGACTGTTTTACCTTTGTACGGCTTCATCGCTTCCGCCGACATATCATTGACGAGTTTGTTCAGCCGTTGCAGGCGCTCCTTTTTCACTTCCATCGGAATATTATCCACCATCTTGGCAGCAGGCGTTCCTTCGCGTGGAGAATAAATATACGTATACGCCATTTCGAATCCTACTTCTTTATACAAAGATAGCGTTTCCTCAAACTGCTCGTCCGTCTCGTTCGGGAAGCCAACAATGATATCCGTTGTCAATGTAACATTCGGAATAGCCGCCTTAATTTTAGCGACAAGTTCCAAAAATTGTTCCCTTGAATACTTCCGTGCCATGATTTTTAAAATATCGCTAGAACCCGATTGGACAGGTAAATGGATATGATCAAGCAGGTTACCGCCTTTGGCAAGCACCTCGATGAGATGATCGTCGAAATCCCTCGGGTGGCTTGTTGTAAAACGGATCCGCGGAATATCAATCTGGCGAAGGTCATCCATCAAATCACCTAGACGGTAATCGATATCCTCGAAATCTTTACCGTACGCATTGACGTTTTGCCCAAGGAGCATGATTTCCTTATATCCATTGGCGGCGAGTTGCCTCACTTCCTGGATGATATCTTGCGGACGTCTGCTGCGCTCTTTCCCGCGTGTATACGGTACGATGCAATACGTACAAAACTTATCACAGCCGTACATGATGTTAACCCATGCTTTTATATTGCCATGGCGCACTTTTGGAAGGTTTTCAATGATGTCGCCTTCCTTCGACCATACTTCGATGACCATTTCCTTCGACATATATGCTTCGTGAAGGATATTCGGCAATCTATGGATATTATGTGTGCCGAAAATCATATCGACTTGATCGTATGTCTTCAAGATTTTATTGACGACCGACTCTTCTTGTGACATGCAACCGCAGACGCCGATAAGCAAATCCGGCTTTTCAAGCTTCAACGGCTTCAGATGTCCCAATTCACCGAACACCTTGTTTTCTGCATTTTCACGAATCGCACATGTATTCAAAAGAATGACATCCGCATCGTTCACCGTGTCCGTCGCTTCGTAACCCAAACCTGTGAAGATGCCCGCCATCACCTCGGTATCGTGTTCGTTCATTTGACAGCCGTATGTACGGATATAAAACTTGCGTCCAGCACCCATGCCAAGAAAGCGCTCTTCAATTTGGAAATCGTCATGGTAGGAGATTTCTTCTTTCCCACGCTTTTTAGCATCCTTTAAGGATGGAGGTGTATAGACAGTTTCAAAATATTTACTATAGTCCTTTTCCGGTGCAGATGCAGTTTTCACTGTATCTGGTTTGACAAGCCCGGCTTCCAGGCGTTGTTCTTCATTCATGCAAAAACTTCCCCTTTCTTCAAACCTTGTGGGAATTGAACAGATTGACTTCATTATACATGAACATCTTTCCACTTTGAAGTGGCTAGATTTCTTGATTCATGAAATAACGGGTGTTTTGGGCAACTGTGTGACAGCTGCGGATTATTTTGGGCGCCAGGGAAGGTTTATTGGGCGCTGGGCGGCTTGCTATGGACGTGGGATTGCTGCCTTTGGACGCGGAGTGGCTTGCTTTGGACACGGGATGGCTGACTTTGGACGCGGAGTGACTTGCTTTGGACGCGGAATGGCTGGCTTTGGACGCGATTATAAAAAGCTGTCGAGAAAGTCATTTTTAGACTTTCTCGGCAGCTCTTGTTTTATTGCATTTAATTTCTTTTTCTTTTTTCAACTAACAGCTTCAATGCTGTTCTGCCTTCGCCGTTAATTTCAATATCGGTAAATGCCGGTGCACAAACGAGGTCGCTTCCGCTTGGGGCGACGAATCCCCGTGCGATTGCGACTGCTTTGATGGCCTGATTCAATGCGCCGGCACCGACAGCCTGCATTTCTGCATACCCTTGATCCCTGATCACCGCTACGAGTGCTCCTGCGACAGAATTCGGATTAGAGCGGGATGATACCTTCAATGGACTCACCATGTTTCCTCCTTGTTTTCACGATGTCTATGGAATATATTTCTCCATAAGTCATCTTATGAAAAGAAAGAGATGATTAGACGCACATCATGCTTCGAATCGATGATCCTCATTGATCATAATGCGCTCGATTGCGACCGCTTTCCCGGTTTGGTCATTAAGCTCAACAAACAACCCGTTCAATTGGGCGCGCCCTCTCTTTGGAACTTCAAATCGGACAGGCAAATTCGTACGGAAACGGTAAATGACATCCTCTTTCTTCATCCCTAATATTTCATCATACGGTCCAGTCATTCCGGCATCCGTCAAATAGGCCGTACCCCCTGGCAAAATGCGGTCATCTGCCGTTTGAACATGTGTATGTGTACCGACGACAACGGATGCTTTTCCATCCAGATGCCATCCCATTGCAATTTTTTCACTCGTCGCTTCTGCATGGAAATCAACGAAGATGAGCGGAGATAGTTGGCTGGCCTCTTCTATCAATTCCTCCGCCTTGTCAAACGGATCACCATGAGGTGGAAGGAATGTGCGTCCATGCAGATTGATCACCGATAATGTCACTCCATTTTTTGTAATCGTCGTCATTCCTCTTCCTGGAGCGTCATCTGAAAAATTCGCTGGACGTATCAAGTAGTCTGTCTCATCGATGAAATCGTATATTTCTTTTTGGTCCCACGTATGATTACCCATCGTCACGACGTCGACTCCCGAACGGAGTAGATCGTCGAAAATCGCTTTTGTAATGCCTCTACCGGATGCGGCATTTTCGCCGTTGGCAATGACTACATCCGCTTTGTATTTTCGTTTCAATCGCGCGATGTGATCAAAGACCATATCCCTTCCGATTGATCCTACGATATCACCTATAAATATTACTTTCATTATTTGCAACCTCTTTCTACTATTAAGAACCTAATTTGAAATGATAATAAAATGACTCCTGAACCATGGCTGGACAGGAGTCATTTTCATCATTTTGCATATTCGACTGCACGCGTTTCACGAATGACTGTCACTTTGATGTGACCCGGGTAATCGAGTTCCTCCTCGATCCGTTTCCGAATATCCCTAGCCAGGCGATGTGCTGTAATATCATCGATCTGGTCTGGTCGTACAATGATCCGCACTTCGCGGCCCGCTTGAATGGCGAATGATTTTTCCACGCCTTCGTATGATTCCGAAATCTCTTCGAGTTTTTGTAGCCTACGAATGTAATTCTCCAGCGTTTCACTTCGTGCACCCGGCCTCGCTGCTGATAATGCGTCAGCTGCAGCTACCAATACTGCGATGACCGATGTTGCTTCCTCATCGCCGTGATGGGATGCGATACTGTTGATGACAACTGGGTGCTCTTTGTACTTCGTTGCAAGTTCTACTCCGATTTGGACATGGCTTCCTTCGACTTCATGGTCGATCGCCTTTCCGATATCATGGAGAAGTCCTGCACGCCTTGCAAGAGTGACGTCTTCGCCAACTTCGGCTGCCAACAATCCCGCAAGATAAGCGACTTCAACTGAGTGCTTCAGGACGTTTTGACCATAGCTTGTACGGAAATGCAATCTTCCAAGGATTTTGATCAGATCCGGATGCAGATTATGAACGCCTACATCAAATGTAGTCTGTTCCCCTTTTTCACGGATCAATTCATCTACTTCCCTACGCGCCTTATCCACCATCTCTTCAATCCGCGCTGGGTGAATCCTGCCATCTTGCACGAGTTTCTCGAGTGCGAGGCGGGCAGTTTCACGACGTACGGGATCGAACCCGGAAAGGATTACAGCTTCCGGCGTATCGTCTATGATCAGGTCGATACCAGTCAGTGTTTCTAATGTCCTGATATTTCGACCTTCCCTTCCGATGATACGGCCTTTCATTTCATCGTTCGGCAAGTTCACGACAGATACGGTTGTTTCTGCAACATGGTCTGCTGCAAAACGTTGCAATGCAAGGGAAAGGATTTCACGGGCTTTCTTTTCGGACTCCTCTTTTGCACGTTGCTCCGACTCTTTCGTCATTACTGCGATATCTGTGGAAAGTTCCTTCTCGACGTCATCCAGGATGATCCGTTTCGCTTCATCCCGTGTAAGGGCCGAGATTCTTTCAAGTTCCGTCTGTTGTGTCGCAACAAGATCTTCCGCCTTGCGTTCCATTTGTTCAATATGCTGTTGTCTACTGGATAGCGCATCATCTTTGCGCTCCAGCCCTGCTTCTCTTTTATTGAGAGCATCATCTTTGCGGTCTAGATTTTCTTCCCGTTGCAAAAGACGGTTTTCCTGCTTTTGCAGTTCCGCTCTTCGTTCACGGATTTCTGATTCCGCTTCAATTCTCAGTTTGTGATTTTCATCTTTCGCTTCTAACAGTGCCTCTTTTTTCATAGCCTCCGCTTCACGTTTCGCATCTTCCACGATTTGTTCGGCAGAGTTTTTAGCACCCGTCACTCTTGAATCATTCACTTTTTTGATAACTAAATAGATAACAAAAGCACCGACGAACAGACCGAGCAAAGCGGAGATGATGTTTCCGATGATTCCATCTGGCATCCAGGTCACCTCCTCCTGCTATTCTTTTCGTTTTCAGTCGGCTCGTATATTAACATTCAACATACTGCCATTATGATTTCATTGATGTGAAATTATACAATTCTAATTGTATCTATGAAATTTTGACATGTCAAGGATTGTAAAGCTCAGACTAGGTTTTCCGAAGCTTGCCCGCAGGAGTCGAGCGGATGCTTCTTCAGACCGAATAGCTTTTAAAACTTCAGATACAAAACGGACCGCCCATTAAAGGCAGTCCGCATGTAATCAATTATTTCTCTTCTTCTAGAAGTAATAGATCTAGTTCTTCTTCGTCCTCGCTATGCGCTGCAATAACGTAGTTGGCGGCAGCCATCCCATAAGAAGCTCGGATTTTGTTTGCGATTTCCGAACGGATATCCGGGTTTTCCTTCAGGAATGTCTTCGCATTTTCACGTCCTTGGCCAAGGCGCTCTCCTTCATAGGAATACCATGCGCCGCTCTTTTGTACAATTTCAAGCTCGGCACCAAGGTCGACGATTTCCCCTTCTCTGGAAATCCCTTCCCCATACATGATATCTACTTCTGCAGTACGGAACGGAGGTGCTACTTTGTTTTTCACGACACGGATACGTGTTTTGTTACCCATGATGTCGTTTCCTTGTTTAATAGCTTCACCGCGACGTACTTCCAAACGGACCGATGAATAGAATTTCAATGCACGGCCGCCAGGTGTCACTTCAGGGTTCCCGAACATGACGCCTACTTTTTCACGGATTTGGTTGATGAATACTGCAATAGTCTTCGATTTATTGATAGCGCCGGACAGTTTACGAAGAGCTTGGGACATGAGACGGGCTTGCAAGCCGACGTGAGAGTCGCCCATTTCCCCTTCGATTTCCGCTTTTGGCACCAATGCTGCAACGGAGTCAATAACGACGATATCGATTGCACCGCTTCGAACGAGTGCTTCTGCAATTTCAAGCGCTTGTTCGCCTGTATCTGGTTGCGATAATAGCAATTCGTCAATATTCACGCCAAGCTTTTGTGCATAAACCGGATCCAATGCATGCTCAGCATCGATAAACGCTGCTTGTCCGCCTGAAGCTTGTACTTCCGCAATTGCATGCAATGCAACAGTTGTCTTACCGGAGCTCTCTGGTCCATAGATTTCAATGACGCGTCCTCTAGGATAGCCGCCAACCCCAAGTGCTGCATCCAGAGCAAGCGATCCGGTTGAAGACGTTGAAATCTCCCGATCGGTCTTTTCCCCCAATTTCATGACGGAACCTTTCCCGAATTGTTTTTCAATTTGTTTCAAAGCTTGGTCCAAAGCTGCTTTACGATCGCTCAAAAACGATTCCTCCCTTAAAAGGCGTTATTCTTTTCTTCCTGTCTCTACTATACTCTTTTTATGAGAAATACTCAAATAAAAAACGAACGCTTATTCGATTTATTTTATCAAAATCAATTTTTAAATGAGAATGAGGCTTAAAATTTGATTTTAAATGAGAATAGGGGGCAAAAATCAAATTCCGGATTATCCATTCTTCATTTCTTGAATGAGATAATAGAGAGCGAATCTGGCTGCACGTTTCCGGTTGGCATTTCTGGATCCTGAAAGGTTCAGTTTATATGTTTCCACTTTTCCATCCTGCAAAGCAATCCCGATCCAAACGGTCCCCATCGGTTTTCCATCATGCGGATCCGGTCCAGCCGCACCCGTCAATCCGATGCCGATGTCCGAACCGAATTTCCGTTTAACATTCCGCGCTAGTGCCGCTGCACATTCAGGACTGACAACGCCGAACTCATCCAGCAAGGAAGCAGGAATATCCAGCTGGACCTTCTTCGCTTCCTCATCATAGACGACCACCCCGCCTTTTAGGGAGGAACTGATGCCTGGTACATCAGCCAATTCCGCCATAAAGAGACCTGCAGTCAAGCTTTCAGCAGCGGCGATTGTCAACTGGCTTCTTATTAATAATTCAGCCGCTTTCGATGACAACGTATCATCGTCTGTGCCGTAGATGAATTGACCGACCAATGATCGGATTTCTGCTTCCACAGGCGCTATCAAGTTTTTCGCCGCCTCAATCGATTCAGCTTTTGCAGTTAACCGCAAAATGACTGAATCGGGTGATGCCAAAGGGGCGACTGTCGGATTTGTCTGCTTCTCCAAAATGGATTGGATCCGATGCTCAAGCTCTGCTTCGCCGATTCCGTAAAATTTCAATACGCGGGAGACGATGACTTCACGTTTCCCTAAAGTCCCGAGTAAATAGGGTATCGCTTCTTTTTCAAACATCGGTTCCATCTCATGAGGCGGTCCAGGTACTAAAATATAACTTCTACCATTCTTTTCGATAGCCATTCCGGGTGCCATCCCGTGATTATTTATTAAAACAGTTGAACCGGAGAGCACGAGTGCTTGTTTCTTGTTATTTTCAGTCATTGTCCTGCCTGTCCGATTGAAATACGCTTCAATGGATGATAATGCTGACTGATCGATTTCAAGGTCGGCCCCAAGCATCTTGGCAATCGTTTCTTTCGTCAAATCATCCTTTGTCGGGCCTAGCCCTCCTGAAAAGACGATAAGATCGACACGGTTTTGCGCAATCATTATCGCTTCCTCTAACCTTTTGGGATTGTCCCCGACGACAGTATGGTAGTACACATCGATGCCGGCTTCTGCAAGACGCGAAGAGATGAAGGCTGCATTCGTATTTGTAATTTGGCCTAATAGAAGCTCAGATCCTACTGCAATGATTTCCGCTTTCATTCCGCATCTCCTTACATGGAGTCAAGTAAGACCCGCCGGTTTTTGTAAAAATAATCAGCGCCAGACCAAATTGTAAAGAACAGGGCAATATAAAGCATGATCGAACCGAACGGAAAGTTGATTGCTTCAAAGAAAATGTTATTAAGCAATAACGAAGCGATGGCAACCAATTGAGTCGCTGTTTTGATTTTCCCCAATTGGTTTGCAGCCACGACTTCACCGCCACCCGCAAGGATAAGCCTCAATCCGGTAACGGCGAACTCCCTGCTGATGATAATGATGACGATCCATGAAGCGGCAGATCCCAATTCCACTAAAATAATGAGAGCAGCTGAAACGAGAAGTTTATCTGCTAGCGGATCAAGGAATTTCCCCATGTTGGTGACAAGATTATGCTTTCTCGCCAAATGACCATCAAACCAGTCCGTTGCTGCTGCGATGATGAACAACAACGCACCGATCAGTTGTTCAACAGAGAGAATGGTGCCTCCGATTGCAAATGATCCTAATCCAAAATCGACAACCATGAAAATAATAAATATCGGAATCAGCACTATTCGGGAAACTGTAATTTTGTTTGGTAAATTCAATAGTCTCACCTATCCTTCTGTAATGAAAAAAGTCATCTTTGTAGATGACTATTTTTCATTTCTCATATTCTATAAAAATGTTTTGCGTCGACTTATCAGATACGTACTCCAGCTTTTCCCCATTTACATAGATATCCGCAAATGAAGTTACCGCAACACGAATACGTACAAATTCAACATCCGAAACATCCAACTCAATTGTTTCGCCGTTTTTCATAACCCTTGCCTGCGGTGTGAGTTCTTCTTTGTTCTCGTTCTGCACACCTATCCAAGTATCTCCAAATGTATCGATTTTCAGCTTGAATTCATCAGCATCCGTCAATGTATACGTAGAATCTTCCCCACTTGTGCCTACATACGTGAGAGCCTGTTCCTTCACTACATCCTCAGGTTCTGGATCGGTCTCAGTCGTCTCTTCCTTGTCGGATTCGTCACCGGACGCACCGCCGTCTGTATTCGTATTGCCTGACGGCGGCTGATTGCTATCCATCGTTACCCCTTGCTCCGGCTCAACATCGAGTCCGGTCTTATTGGATGCGCCCTTCTGGAAGAAAAAGAATGTCCAAATGACGACAATGATGACGATAATGAATAATGCCGCTATGATTTTCGGGATCATCTCATTCAGTCGGCTGTTGCCTAGTCCGCGGCTTCTTGTCATAGGTGGAGTAAGCTGTGCATTCTCTTCTTCGAGTTTTTCATGCATGGCCGATTCTTTATATAAAGATAACATTTCATCTGAATCCAAACCGACAGCTTCCGAATACTGTTTAATGAACGCACGTACATAGAAAGCGCCGGGCATCATGCTGTAATCTTCATTTTCAATACCGGAAAGGTACCGTTTTTGAATTTTAGTTATTGATTGCAAATCATCCAGTGAATATCCTTTAGCTGTTCTCGCCTCTTTAAGACGATCACCTAATCCGGTCAATTTTATCACCTGCCTGTTTAAAAGTTGAACGTACCAAACCCACCCATCGGTCCGACATCGGACATCATATGGTTTTTCTCCATCATTTCATATGTAATTTCCTGGTCGGGGTCTGTCCGTAATTCAATTATATAATCAAAATCTTCCATGTCGTATTCAGAATGCTGAACGAACATGTCCGGGTGCTCGACCACTTTGATGGTAGGCATGCTCATCATTTCACGGACAAGCTGCATATGCCTTTCATCGCCGGATTTACGCGTGACAATGCCATCGAGGATAAATATATTATCCTTCGAAAACTCATCTCCCGCCAAAGTGTTCCGTACGGTTTGTTTGATCATCGTGGAAGAAAGGAAAATCCATTTCTTATTCGCACACACGCTTGCAGCTACGACAGATTCCGTCTTCCCGACCCTAGGCATACCCCGGATACCGATCAATTTATGGCCTTCCTGCTTAAACAATTCAGCCATGAAATCTACTAGGACACCCAATTCGCTTCGAATAAATCTGAAGGTCTTCCGGTCGTCGACATCCCGTTGAATATAACGTCCATGCCTCACTGCCAGGATATCGCGTAATTTCGGTTCACGGATCTTTTTCACCTGAATGGTTTCCATCGTCGATGCAATCAATTCGAAACGCTTGATCTGATCATCATTTTCAGTCCGGACTAGCATGCCGCGATGTCCGCCGTCCACACCGTTAATCGTTACGATGTTGACGCGCAGCATCCCTAATAGGGAAGCAATGTCTCCGAGCAAGCCTGGCCGATTCACCTGTATCTCATATTCGACATACCATTCACCCATTCGACACACCCTTTCGAACCATATTCACCATAGCGATTTTGATTATACTGCCCCTCAAGAGCGCTTCAACTAGTAGGACGCACAAGACGCAACTTAGTTCTATAATAGCGGATTCGAGAGCTGAAGAAAAGGAAAAACGAAAAAGAGGATAATTGTCTCCCCCGTCTCGGTGGAATCGCGTCTGGTTTTTAAGTTTAGATGTACCATCCGCCATTCAGCTTTACAATTTCCCCAGTCATATAATCCGCTCTGCCGCTAAGAAGGAAACTTGTAAGATCAGCCACTTGCTCGGGTTGGCCGGTTGACTGCAGAGGAATTTGATCCATGACGAGCTGTTTATCATTGAATGATAATTCGGCATTCATTTCAGTTTCTATCCAACCGGGCGCAATGGCATTCACGCGAGTTCCCGTATAAGCTGCCTCTTTTGCATACGCTTTGACGAATGCATGCTGTGCTCCCTTCACGGCGGAATACATCACTTCCCCTGCTGCACCCGTATTCCCCCAAATTGATCCAATGAATAGGACGTATGAAACTGGGTTGCTACGCAACTGAGGGGATGTGAGGCTTATGAACAATGCAGGATTCCGCATATGCACAAGCCATAAAGCATCCATATCATCGCTATTCGTGTCGGTCAATAATTTCAACATCGACTGTCCGAGAGCGACGACAATCGCTTGGACTTGTCCGATTTGTTCTGCAAGCCTTCGGGCGCCATCCTCCTTCGAAAAATCCGAATGGACAATGCGGAAGTCTCCTTCAGGATGTTTTTCTGTCAATCTCCTCTGCAAGTCAAGCGCCAGCTCTTCGTTTCGGTTGTAATGAAGATACAAGGACCACCCGTCGGCGGCAAGTTTGCGGCTTACCGCCTCCCCAATTCCTCCGGATGAACCTAGAATTACTGCACGTTTAGTCATTTCAGTCTTCTTTTGAACCGGGAATGATAGTCATGACGGTATGACTATCTTCATTGGAAATAGTAGCGAATGCGTCCTTTAAATGCTCAATTTCAATATTTTCAAGTGTCGGCACAACATCGAATAAATTCATATCATTGAAATTGTATTGGGTGAACTGATTGGAAATGAATTCAATGGAGTTCAACGAACGCATAAATTGACCGATTCTCCGTTTTCTTGCACGATTTAGATCATCATCAGTAATCGTCCATTTTTCAGTCAATGATTTCAACGTACTACGGACGGCCGCTTCTAACTCTTCCGGTTTATCCGTATCCGATTCAACCATTGCGAATCCGAAACCTTTCTCGAACACGAAATCATAGTGGTATGTTTCATCGATTAAATGATCATTATACGCTTTTGTGTAGAATTCGGAAGTTCTGCCAAACAAAATATCTAGGAGAAGATTAACCGACAAATCCTGGCGAAGCATTTCATCCCCGTTCAAAATTGTATGATTGCACTTCATACCGTAATTGAATTTCGGTCTGAGAACATCCATTTCAAGCACTGTTTTCTTCCTGTTCGCTTCTTTTGGCTCTTCCGGATATTTGCGTTTTATTTCTTCGGGTTCCGAAAATTCCTTGCTGTTTTGGTCTTCCCGAATAAAATTTATCATTTCATCTGGATCTACAGCGCCTATGACGAACACAGTCATATTCGATGGATGATAAAATGTCTCATAACATTCGTAAAGATGCTCTGCAGTTATCTCTTGGATCGTATCGACAGTTCCTGCAATATCAATGTTGACCGGATATTCTTTGTATAAGCTTTGGATCGTCCCAAAATAATTACGCCAATCAGGATTGTCATCATACATCGTAATCTCTTGTGCGATAATGCCTTTTTCTTTCTCCACTTTTTCTTTTGTGAAATAAGGTTCCTGGACGAAATCGAGCAACACTTTCGTGTTTTCATATAAATTTTCGGTTGTGGAGAACAAGTAAGATGTGCGCGTGAATGAAGTGAATGCATTCGCGGAAGCTCCAAGGACGCCGAACTTCTGGAATACGTCCTCTTCCTTCTTGTCAAACATTTTATGTTCCAAGAAGTGGGCAATCCCGTCAGGCACGGTAACATATTCCTCCTTGCCCCTCGGAATGAACGTGCTGTCGATCGAACCATACTTCGTAGTAAACGTCACATATGTCTTCGAAAATCCGCGTTTAGGCAAAATATATACGTGCAGGCCATTGTCGAGCCTTTCGTGGAATAGGGTTTCCTGTAAGTTGTCAAAAGTGATTTTATCCATCATTACGCCTCTCTTCCCGATAACAAGTAGATGAGTTCCAAGTGGATCTGAGATGCCATCTGTTGAACATCTTCGATTGAGACCGCCTCCCATTTAGCGATCCATTTATCGGCTGTGAAATCCTCATCCAATTGTTTGTATTGATCGTACAATTCGATTTGGCCTCTTGCAGAATCAAATGCACTGCGGATACTGTTCGTCAATAAGGCGATAGTCTGGTCAAGCTCCAAATCGGATATGTTACCGTTTTGTAGAGCGTCAATCTGCTCACCGATCAACTTCACGGCTTTCTCCTCAAGGTCAGCGTCAATTCCCGCCATGACATATACAATGCCGTAATATGCCGCGTACGCACTGTTTACAGTGTATGCCATACTTTCTTTTTCCCGCACATTCATGAACAATTTGCTATGAGCAAACCCGCCCAGTACACCATTGGTCACTTGCATTTTAGGGTATTCTGGATGGAAGAAGGAAACAGGGGTGCTGTATCCGACTTGCAGCTTACCTTGCTTCATGTCCTGTCTTTCAAATACTTGGCGGGCCTCTGTATTTTTCGTGTCAGGCTGTTCATATTGTTTCCTCGTAGTTTCTCTTGCCGGGAAACCGAACATTGTTTTTATTTTCTCAGCCAGCTCATCCACATTGACATTCCCAACGACATAAATGTCTATTTCATCTTCATCCAACATTCTCTTGTATGTATCCAGGAGTGACGCATTTGTGATGCTTTCAACGTCTTTTTCCGTCCCACTTGCAGACATTGAAGCGGGATCGTTCGGACGCATCAGTTCAAGCATGCGTTTATGCGCATACCTTCCTTTATCGTCATATATAGATCTTATTCTTTCTATCACAGTCCGTTTTTCCCTGTTAACGACGGACTCATCGAATGTTCCATTCTTTAAATTCGGATTAAAGATGACTGAATACATCATTTTTAACGCTTCATCGAAGACACCGGATGTCGATAGGTATTCGTCGTTTACGCATTCCATATTCAATGAGACGATATGTGATCTGCCGCGCTTACCTGCATCCATGTAGAATACGGTACCATATAATTCATCCAATGCTTTCCGTAAATCGCTCTGTTTTGGATAATCAGCGTTCGAATCTTGGAGTACATTTGATAGGACCGCACGGAATGCTGCCTGCTTCTCATTAAGTTCTGAGAGCCATTTGATGGACATCGTTATCGTTTTAAATTGCTCCGTCCTGCGGATATATAAATTGACTCCCTTTTGAAGCTCGACTTTTGTAAACATATGAACACCTCGTTTTTTCTTTATTATACGAATACCCTTCTACAATATACATTTCATCATATCTGTATAGCAAAATAAACGCATTTTTCCAAAACGGAAAACCGCCTGGTATCCAATAAATTCGGAACCAAGCGGTAGTTAGTCGTTTATCGGCTGCCTTTGATGTAAGGAATACCATTCGCTTTTGGAGCATTTGCTTTTCCGATAAACCCTGCAAGGGCAAGAATCGTCAGAACATACGGCAAGATATGGAAGTAGACCGTCGGGATATTCTTAATAAGATCAATCGAACCCGCACTGATTGCAAGCGCTTGGGCAAACCCAAAGAATAATGCTGCGCCCATCGCACCGATCGGATGCCACTTACCGAAAATCATCGCTGCCAATGCCATAAATCCTTGGCCGTTGATCGTCGCATGACCGAAGTCTCCAGTCATTGTTTGAGAGTAGATTGCACCACCTATACCAGCTAACCCACCTGATAAAATAACAGCTGTATAACGGATTTTCGTAACATTGATGCCCATCGTGTCTGCTGCCATCGGATGCTCTCCTACTGAACGAAGACGGAGTCCGAATGGAGTCTTATAGATAACGAACCAGGCAATTACAGCAACGACTATCGCCAATACCGAAGTGCCG
The sequence above is drawn from the Sporosarcina luteola genome and encodes:
- the yfmF gene encoding EF-P 5-aminopentanol modification-associated protein YfmF translates to MFTKVELQKGVNLYIRRTEQFKTITMSIKWLSELNEKQAAFRAVLSNVLQDSNADYPKQSDLRKALDELYGTVFYMDAGKRGRSHIVSLNMECVNDEYLSTSGVFDEALKMMYSVIFNPNLKNGTFDESVVNREKRTVIERIRSIYDDKGRYAHKRMLELMRPNDPASMSASGTEKDVESITNASLLDTYKRMLDEDEIDIYVVGNVNVDELAEKIKTMFGFPARETTRKQYEQPDTKNTEARQVFERQDMKQGKLQVGYSTPVSFFHPEYPKMQVTNGVLGGFAHSKLFMNVREKESMAYTVNSAYAAYYGIVYVMAGIDADLEEKAVKLIGEQIDALQNGNISDLELDQTIALLTNSIRSAFDSARGQIELYDQYKQLDEDFTADKWIAKWEAVSIEDVQQMASQIHLELIYLLSGREA
- a CDS encoding ABC transporter permease, which translates into the protein MSFLEVLYFIVPTSIAYAAPLILTAIGGVFSERSGVVNIGLEGLMVMGAFIGIVFNLAYADVFGSWTPWIALLVAMLVSAIFSILHAIASVSFRADQVVSGVAINMLGIAIALFSVKMMFGKGQTDFIQKKIPRINIPILQDIPVIGPMFFKSVYGTSVLAIVVAVIAWFVIYKTPFGLRLRSVGEHPMAADTMGINVTKIRYTAVILSGGLAGIGGAIYSQTMTGDFGHATINGQGFMALAAMIFGKWHPIGAMGAALFFGFAQALAISAGSIDLIKNIPTVYFHILPYVLTILALAGFIGKANAPKANGIPYIKGSR